AGCTGGAGCTCTTGCAAGCTCAATCAAGTTACTTTTGAAACAAGCCATTCTCTATGAGCAATATTGTGGCAGTGATTTTGTTTTGTGCTCCATTCATTTATAATATTTCGGTGTACATGCTTGTATGTTATCTTATTTTGGATGTGTTACTCTGCCATTCTGGTGTATGTAATTTATTAGAATGGAAGGTGGTAAAATATCAATTTGGAATCACATAAAgtaaaataagttttattttgaagAGATTGATTTTGGAAGCATTATATCCATTTCGGCAATTGATAGAGATATTAGAGAGGAATAAAAAAAACGTGTCTGTTTGTTGCATTATTTTGACAGAATTCATGTTTTTATCTTAAATAGGCAATAGACAGGTAAGAGGTTAATTAAGTgaaaaggagaaggagaaggaacatatggataaagaaagaaaaagttcAAAAAGGAAAAGAGCACGGTCGAGCTGGATGTTAGTCCCTGTTAAGCATATGACCATGCTGAGTGATGTTGCTCTCAGGAACCTTTAGGTCGAGGAGGCTAGTTAATATACAGTTTTTGTGCAGGTTTAAGAGTAGAGTTTTAGATAATACTTATGAGGGCTTGAGGAGCCAGAAGAGACTACTTGGAGGCTTTGTGATTGATTTATCTCCATCCCTTTGTTTAGGATGTTACTCATGTTAGTCGTTGCGGTTATTAGGattgtgttttttatgtttttgatgagCTGCTAAACATCTTTCTTTAAGTTCCGACTTCTGATGTAATTGGTATTGTGAACGACAATTTTATTCTAGTAAATCATTCCCTATTTTGATTGGACTATCTCCCTTCTTTTCTCTATATTTCCAAGTGGTCACTCGTGATATCTTATTAGTTGATTAGCATTACATGACTTTAATTAACGGATATGAGGAATAATCGAATATGAGAAACATGTACGACCAAATAGGTTTTCTACATTTTCAATTATATTAGTTCTAACACTTCTATATCACCAAATAGATAGTGAGAATATGGAAGACTTTTCAATTTGCACGATAAATTGACTAATAACTTGAAAAGTAGAATAGGCAATCACAGACATTCATTGGCTAAAATATAATTGCGGGAATCAGGATCAATTAACGTCACAACCTTAAGTCCTTTAATCTTTGAATAACTatctttctcaatcattttcTCTATTCTCTCATAATCACTATTTTACTCGCAAACCATTTTTTCACAATCATTCTTGTGGCATGGTAAGAAAATAAGAtactttttataaaaatatttctcTTGATACCTTTTTTTCTAAGAACCtacttatatatttttcttcaataaattatttattttataaaaaagtttCATAAATTGTGTTTGGCTCAGCTTCTCCTTTTAAGGAGAAGAGAAgccaaaaacaaacaaaaaatcggACCAAACCATAAaggtaaaaaaaagttaaatatttTTAGTCTCTGACCTGAATGTAAAATGGTCTctgaaaaaattcatttttttttcgtgAAAAAGTATTTTTGTTTTAAGATGTTCTTGTTTACGTCATAAAGCTTaggcaaatttttttttaacttttgtccccgaatgatagctcaagtggtaagagcgaTGAGACATGTGGGTTGGATGGGGGAGGTACAGGGATCAATCCCATGagagtgtaatttatctttccgatgtaccaaaaaatattttctaaaactTTTTTATCCAATAAGCAGTCCATGTAAGTGCATAACGTGGACTTTTCATCAATAAGTTTTGGTCCCTCAAAATTTTCTTTCATCGAATTTAGTCATTCTCCCCTTTCCCTCCTCTCCCTCTTCAATCTTCCCTCTTCTCCTCCCACCTACCCCCCTTTCTTTCTTTCCACCATTGTTTCTCGCGAGCCACCCAGGTTATTGAGGAAAGGGaagactaaagaaaaaaaagagaatgaCTAAATTTAATAGTAGAAAATTTTGAATAATCAATAAAAATTCCACACATACCACTTAAGTGTACCGCTTATTGGGTAAAATGTACAAATAAAATTCATCTAAGCTTTATGACATCAGATGAaccattaaatttttttttttttttgttttccaaGGTATTCTTACCGCCTACAGTCATAGGACTAATCTCCTATGTTTCTGAGATCACGCTAAGTGAGTAAATCTCTCACAACAAATGCTTCTCCATACGCACCGTCCAAGGAATCGAACCCACAGTGCGTACAGACTTTTTTAAAGACAATAAAAGAGGAATTTGTTTTTCAATAACTATTTTATATTCGAGTCTATAAATCAAGTGAAATAACATATTTcacccaaaaaagaaaaagtgaaaagaaaagTAGAAAACTACTTCAGGGTTTAGTCGATAAACCTTGAAACGCAGGGCGTGGTGCGTTTAAGTGTCTCAGTTTTCTCTTCTATCCCCCTTCCCAGTTCCCACTGCCactcttcatctttctatctatcAACACCCCTCGCACACACGCCGCCGGcaatccaccaccaccgccgccgcgcCACCGTGCTCTGTCTTGTTATCAGTCTCCGTCAAGATGCTTCGTAGAAACATCCGTTTGAGGAGAGAGTATCTATACAGAAAGAGTTTGGAAGGCAAAGAGCGCTTGCTCTACGAGAAGAAGCGGAAGATCAGAGAAGCGCTTCAAGGTTCCTCCTTTTCCTCTTCCTTCATCTTGTTTCAACGTATTTGATAATGGGTTTtgcttattttttgaaaaaaatcattGTTGTTTACTGTTTGTCTTTTGTGTTTTGGCAGAAGGGAAGGCCATTCCTACTGAGCTTAGAAACGAGGAGGCTGCGCTTCGTCGCGAAATCGATCTCGAGGATGAGAACACAGCTGGTATCATGTTAAATCCTTTCCTGTTTTTTAGTCAATTTTGTGAAGTCTGTTTGTGCTGCTGATTGTGTGAACTTGACtatgattttagggttttaagAATTTTAATGTGTGTGGTTGCTTTTTCGGTTTTTCAATTTCTGCTTGGTCTTGAGCTTTTGTTTTAGAATGGTGGTATTTCATTCAAGAGAGTTATTTACTATGCAAACTGAATCCATTAGTTGTCTATGTCCAAAGATGTTGCACAATTATCTAATTGATAGAGGCCTCATACttcttttttttggggggggggggggggtggagCTATATGCAGAATAAGGTTTTGGTATTAAACAAAATTACTTCCATTAAATTGTATGGGGGTAAATAGAAAACCTACcactttttttgaaatttaagtCTATTTACTTTTAACTTAACATAGATTTGGTATGCCAGAGGGCTTCgaagttttgattttgattatacATCTTTATCTTTTCTGAACCTTGTGACTAATGTACTTtgtattttctctcacttaatTGTATCTTTcaatatgggttttgttgtggtttGTGAGCTTGTGATTTTTTACACTTGGTGCTCTGATGAATTCAGTCCCAAGAACACACATTGATGATGAGTATGCAAATGCTGCGGAGAAAGATCCTAAAATTTTGCTGACCACATCCAGGGATCCAAGTGCTCCTCTTCAACAGTTTGTGAAGGTTTGATTTCTTTCACTATCTTGGACTTGGTGATGGTTTGAAATATTGTATTTAAGTTATACTTTGGTTTTGTTATTTTGTGCTTCACTGACAACTTATTGTTTTTCGTGATCTTCAATTATTTGTTTAGGAACTGAAATTTGTCTTTCCCAATGCTAATAGAATGAATCGTGGTGGTCAGGTTAGTACTTCCTGGTTTGCCATCCATTGTCTCATCTTCAGTATTTGTTTGTAACATGAAAATTTGATTATTTGATggtttattcatttttatttcttagATGAGAAAAGATGTTTTAATTAGAGATAATATCATAAATCGTAGTTCACAAGAGAATAGGATACCATCCTAAAACTAAAATCTATCTAATTTCTCTGCATGTTAATTATGGAAGATCTCTTGAAACAACTATGAGCAGAGCACCAAAGTGACAATGCTATATTATAGCACATGCATTATGTAAGGCCCCTTCATCTTACTGACGTGCTGCTCAAATAATCCCAGTGGATGTAGGCATGTCCAAAGTGCCTACTCATAAAATGAACATTGCGACTAATTTTCCATGTCCTTGTTTCTGCCAAAACCTTTGACGCAGTATGTGAAAACACACCATAGTGAAATAACAATCCTAGTATCCACAAGACCACAACTCTAAGAATTTCAAAGTAGGCTCCCGACAACTTAGAAAAATATGGTCCTGTTTCCAAACTATGCCTGTACATAGTACATTCTGCATCAGAGTACAGAACTACGTGAGGTACTGAATATGCTTGGGGTAATGATATACACACGTCTTTTCCTTCTTAAAGAAGTTGATACAAATACGGTCAACAGCCAATATTGAAGATGTTGCATTAATAGCACCTAGACCACGATGTTCCATTATTCTAGTTTCTATCTCCTGTAAGAATTTTTCTAATATATTGTTCAACATGGAAACCCTGGTTATTTACattctttgtttttcttcttcgaACATAAAATTTCTGAAATTTACTTGTATGTAATCTGTGTGGAACAAGTGTTTTCCTTAACTTCGAAGTAGTTGCACTTATTAAGATACTTTTGTACAATATAATATCATATCGACTTTTTTAGAGTTTCTATGAACAGGAAAAAAGTTTCCCTGAATTATTGATGTTTTTATCTGCAACTCAATCCTGTCTTATATGGTGCTGTTCAAATTGTTTAAAATATCTCTTCCTTATATATGTTTGATAGTAATGTATTTCTAGTGTGGTCCTAACTTTAGTAATTTGTAATCTTGAATACTAAGGGTGTGTTTGTTCCATCTGGCCGAACTATATTCCTTAATTGTCCTACACATTGTTGATTGGTCAAAGTACTAAGTATAGCTCAAGTAATCATATTTATATTCTAGATCTAGACACCTTGGACCAAACAACTATAGTTGTATTAATTCTAATACTTCATGTTCTTTTCTTTGCTCAACTATTTGTATTCATGTATGTTCTCCTTTTTTTACAGGTTATCTCAGATATAATAGAAACTTGCCGATCTCACGACTATACTGATGTTATCCTGGTTCATGAACATCGTGGTGTGCCAGATGGTTTAATTGTTTGCCATCTACCATTTGGTCCAACTGCATATTTCGGATTACTCAATGTGGTAAGTGTCAGTCTTGCAGTGCTCCTTATATGGATTTTAGGGGGTTGTATGCTAATCTGTAGTTCCTTGTAGGTTACAAGGCATGAAATTAAAGACAGGAAAGCCATGGGAACCATGCCTGAGGCTTATCCACATGTGATACTTGAAAATTTCTCAACTAAGGTATTCATAATTCAACATGAGCTTTACTATCTTAATACATACTAAAATTCGTTGGTAATGGTCTTTTCCTTTCATCACTAGACCTTCTGATAACTTTGGTCTTTCAGTATAATTGGTTCACATCTTATTCAATAATGGGTAGGTTGTGGttcaaaatgtttttttttttagtatttaaGAACAAATTTACATAGATGAAAATTAATTGATATAGGTTGTATCTTGAATTCTTGATGTGATTAGAAAATGGCTAAAATgttgaaaaaatttaaatggGAGTGGTTTAACCAGGAACCAGTCTCTTGGCTGGTCTGGTCTGGCTCTTGAAACGATAAGGATCTGAACTGATTATAGGATGGGAGAACTGGTTCCAAACCAATCAAGCATGCAAACCAGTTGCAGTTTGGAAAGTTAAACAGGTTCGAATCATATAGAAAGAAAGTAGAAGTAGCATCTGTGGAGGAAAAGATGTCACAATTGGACCTACAATGGTTTGGCCAAGCGATAACAAGACTTGTAGAAGACCCAGTAAAAAGGTTGAATAGATAGAAGTAGAGATCAAGGAGAATTCTAAACAAAACCATGAAAACCAACTTTGATATAAATTACCTCTTTTAAGACTTGGTTGTTGTTTGATCCTTGTGGCTAATTTCACCTAGTGAGAAAATGCAATGCTATAGTTGTAATGCTCAAAATGTTGAGAGCAGGACTTCGATATAAATTACCTCTCTTAAGACTTGATTTTTCAGAGAACTCACTGTTACTGTTTGATCCTTGTAGCTAATTTCATCTAGTGAGATAAATCATTGTTGTTGCTATAATGCTCAGAATGTGAGTGGGATTTTAGCACAGATCTGAGCTGAGAGGAGGCTGTCAACCTCATGAGCACTATGTGTCATTAACATGGGTCTTTGAAATAAGAAATGGCATAACTGATATTCTGACATTAGGTCAATTTGGAAAATAAAAGCTGCTCTCTCACTAGGCTACTAGTGGTTAGAAAAATGCTAGCAACACTAACTTTAACACTCTTTTCAACTCTCATTGATTTGTTGAAATTCGTGTGGGGTCCCCACTTAAATGGGTCCCACTTCCGATTTAGTGAAACTCACGATGACGGAGAGTTGAAAAGAGTGTTAAAGTGAGTGTTGCTATCACTCCTCCTTGTGGTTTTTTATCAATAAAAGTTAAATCTGACAGTACATCATGTTTCGTAGGAAAAAATGTTGAGAGTCCACCAAGAATCTTTCATGATAGTAGTATGAGATCAGAAtctgttaataatttttttgtccATATTATCTGACGGTCTTTAAGAAAATATGCCTATGCAAACTCTATCACAGCACTTGTTTGCTGACTGCTTGTCTTATTTTGTAATTCCCATTTGACTTAAAACAGTTAGGTGAAAGGACTGCCAACATTCTAAAGCACCTGTTTCCGGTGCCAAAACCAGACACTAAACGTATTGTCACTTTGGCCAACCAGTCCGACTATATCTCGTTCAGGTTGGTTAAATGTATTCGGTATTGTGCATTTGGTATTCTTTACCATTATTTGTTGAGTTCTATTAAATTTCTCTGGTTAGGCTTCtcatttgaaattttatttttgttacataCAGGCATCATATATATGAAAAGCCCGGGGGTCCTAAATCTATAGAATTGAAGGAAATTGGTCCACGGTTCGAGTTGCGATTATATCAGGTTTGTGTTACAATTAAGCTAACTGTTGATTGTTTTGTTATTATGATGTTATTAAGAAAAATGAGCTTGCATTTGGAAGGAAATAACCACATGCTTCTAAAATTAAGAAAAGCTCAACAATATCCTTTTACTTGAGGATATTGTTGCAAGTAGGATTTTAAGATTTTGCTTAAGAAGCCATATTTAGTGATTGAATTTTGCATGGATTTATGATATGTCTCCTCTGTTCTCATCTTTATCAATATAAACTCAGACCGAATATATTCCTTGTATCACAACTCTTGACTGTTAAACAACTCTGATTAGATCCTCATTTATTTACTTTTTGAAATTGTTGGCAGATAAAGTTAGGAACAGTGGATCAAGCTGAAGCTCAAACAGAATGGGTCATTAGACCTTTCATGAACACGTCTAAAAAGCGTAAATTTCTCAGTGATTGATGCAGACATAACAATATTGTTATAGTGGGTGTTTTATACTGGACAGCCATATTATTAGAACTCTCTGAGCTCACATTTCACTCTGCCTTTTAAGGACATACTCAGTAGTTTAGGTGGAAAAAGAAGCTAAAGATTTTTATTGACATTTGTTTAACACTTTGGCGCTAGAAAATTATGAGAATGGAAATTGAACTGTACTTCTTGCTTAGTTTTAGACGGAATTATTTGTAAGAATCTAATTTTTATACTTCTGTTAGGtcattgatttttttctttggtcCAAGGTCCTTTATTGAGTTTGATATCATTTTAAAAGCAAGTTACATCTTATCTTGTTTTAACCTTtttagttattattttttaacttttctGAATGGTACTACTTTCTACGTATttctaaaaattacattatcaatactaattttttaaaaatatatctcCTAATTAATGAAGTACTTTTTCCTAAAAGAATGAACAGAAGTGTGTCCAAATTGGGATGTAAACACACGAGGTCACGAGGTGTATGTGGTAGAGTTCATTTCAATATATCTTATAGCATACATAGTTATGCAAGTGTTTAGTCAAGTTTATTGtcattataaattttttttctctaaataGATAATTATTTTGAAACGGGGTGAGTATATTATAACTTGATCTGAGttaagggttttttttttttttgaaatgaga
This portion of the Lotus japonicus ecotype B-129 chromosome 3, LjGifu_v1.2 genome encodes:
- the LOC130748982 gene encoding uncharacterized protein LOC130748982 yields the protein MLRRNIRLRREYLYRKSLEGKERLLYEKKRKIREALQEGKAIPTELRNEEAALRREIDLEDENTAVPRTHIDDEYANAAEKDPKILLTTSRDPSAPLQQFVKELKFVFPNANRMNRGGQVISDIIETCRSHDYTDVILVHEHRGVPDGLIVCHLPFGPTAYFGLLNVVTRHEIKDRKAMGTMPEAYPHVILENFSTKLGERTANILKHLFPVPKPDTKRIVTLANQSDYISFRHHIYEKPGGPKSIELKEIGPRFELRLYQIKLGTVDQAEAQTEWVIRPFMNTSKKRKFLSD